In a single window of the Nocardioides sp. L-11A genome:
- the disA gene encoding DNA integrity scanning diadenylate cyclase DisA, translating into MVTSADLRLREALASIAPGTPLRDGLERILRGRTGALIVLGQDRLVDSLCTGGFELDVPFTATGLRELAKMDGAIIVDGPVNRIVRAAVHLMPDQSIPSEETGTRHRTADRVAKQTGHPVISVSQSMQIIAAYVGETRHVLEDSGQILSRANQALATLERYKLRLDEVSSTLSALEIEDLVTVRDVAVVAQRLEMVSRIAREIEDYVLELGTDGRLLALQLEELVTGVDTERALVIRDYVPSRRRSREPGDLLSKLEQLSSTDLVDPSAVAKVLGIGTGEHLDGAVAPRGYRLLTKVPRLPASVVEGLVDHFGTLQKLLSAGIDDLQAVEGVGELRARSVREGLSRLAESTILERYV; encoded by the coding sequence CGACTCCGCGAGGCGCTCGCGTCCATCGCCCCCGGCACTCCCCTTCGCGATGGCCTCGAACGGATCCTGCGCGGCCGCACCGGCGCGCTCATCGTGCTCGGCCAGGACCGGCTGGTCGACAGCCTGTGCACCGGCGGCTTCGAGCTCGACGTCCCCTTCACGGCGACCGGCCTGCGCGAGCTGGCCAAGATGGATGGCGCGATCATCGTCGACGGCCCGGTCAACCGGATCGTCCGCGCGGCCGTGCACCTGATGCCCGACCAGTCGATCCCGTCGGAGGAGACCGGCACCCGCCACCGCACCGCCGACCGGGTCGCGAAACAGACCGGCCACCCGGTGATCTCGGTGTCGCAGTCGATGCAGATCATCGCGGCGTACGTCGGGGAGACCCGTCACGTCCTCGAGGACTCCGGCCAGATCCTGTCCCGCGCGAATCAGGCGCTGGCGACCCTGGAGCGCTACAAGCTGCGCCTCGACGAGGTCTCCAGCACGTTGTCGGCGCTGGAGATCGAGGACCTGGTGACGGTCCGCGACGTCGCGGTGGTCGCCCAGCGCCTGGAGATGGTCAGCCGGATCGCCCGCGAGATCGAGGACTACGTGCTCGAGCTCGGCACCGACGGCCGGCTGCTCGCCCTCCAGCTCGAGGAGCTGGTGACCGGCGTCGACACCGAGCGCGCCCTGGTGATCCGCGACTACGTCCCGTCCCGGCGCCGCAGTCGCGAGCCCGGCGACCTGCTCTCGAAGCTGGAGCAGCTCTCCTCCACCGACCTGGTCGATCCGTCGGCGGTGGCCAAGGTGCTCGGCATCGGCACCGGCGAGCACCTCGACGGCGCCGTCGCCCCGCGCGGGTACCGTCTGCTGACCAAGGTGCCGCGTCTGCCGGCCAGCGTCGTGGAGGGCCTGGTCGACCACTTCGGCACCCTGCAGAAGCTGCTCTCCGCGGGCATCGACGACCTCCAGGCGGTCGAGGGCGTCGGCGAGCTCCGCGCCCGGAGTGTCCGCGAGGGGCTCAGCCGGCTGGCCGAGTCGACCATCCTCGAGCGCTACGTGTAG
- a CDS encoding A/G-specific adenine glycosylase, with translation MTTSTLVEPILRWYDEHARDLPWRRPDATPWSVLVSEFMLQQTPVARVLPVHEAWLTRWPTPAALAAETSGEAVRAWGRLGYPRRALRLHAAAAAITEQHGGEVPSAYDDLLALPGIGDYTAAAVAAFAYGQRQVVLDTNVRRVLARTVTGTEFPPRSVTRAERDLGAELLPTDPPTAATWSVAVMELGALVCTADRPRCGGCPVAERCAWQRAGAPAYDGPPRPVQAYAGTDRQCRGRLLAVLRDAPGAVAKSRLDAAWDQAEQRERALASLIADGLVAVHPDGRYALP, from the coding sequence ATGACGACGAGCACCTTGGTCGAGCCGATCCTGCGCTGGTACGACGAGCACGCCCGCGACCTGCCCTGGCGCCGCCCGGATGCGACGCCATGGTCGGTGCTGGTCAGCGAGTTCATGCTGCAGCAGACGCCGGTGGCCCGGGTGCTGCCCGTCCACGAGGCCTGGCTGACCCGCTGGCCGACGCCGGCCGCCCTGGCCGCCGAGACGTCCGGCGAGGCGGTCCGGGCCTGGGGTCGGCTGGGGTATCCGCGCCGGGCGCTGCGGCTGCACGCGGCGGCCGCCGCGATCACCGAGCAGCACGGCGGTGAGGTCCCGTCGGCCTACGACGACCTGCTGGCGCTGCCGGGCATCGGCGACTACACCGCCGCGGCGGTCGCGGCGTTCGCGTACGGACAGCGCCAGGTCGTCCTCGACACCAACGTGCGCCGGGTGCTGGCCCGGACGGTGACCGGCACCGAGTTCCCGCCCCGCTCGGTCACCCGCGCGGAACGCGACCTCGGCGCCGAACTGCTCCCGACGGACCCGCCGACCGCCGCGACCTGGTCAGTGGCGGTGATGGAGCTCGGCGCCCTCGTCTGCACGGCCGACCGGCCGCGCTGCGGCGGCTGCCCGGTCGCCGAGCGGTGCGCGTGGCAGCGGGCCGGCGCCCCGGCGTACGACGGTCCGCCGCGCCCCGTGCAGGCCTACGCCGGCACCGACCGCCAGTGCCGCGGCCGGCTCCTCGCGGTGCTCCGCGACGCCCCCGGCGCGGTGGCGAAGAGTCGTCTCGACGCGGCCTGGGACCAGGCGGAGCAGCGCGAGCGGGCGTTGGCCTCCCTCATTGCCGACGGGCTGGTCGCGGTGCACCCCGACGGCCGCTACGCCCTTCCGTAA